Proteins from a single region of Coregonus clupeaformis isolate EN_2021a chromosome 19, ASM2061545v1, whole genome shotgun sequence:
- the snx20 gene encoding sorting nexin-20 isoform X2, which yields MAERAVPQENTGINTGIQQSNDPYPEATAESLDLDDSHQQGACGYDLCPGPSSSCMTTKELQQHWRAVKHRLKPVKLLFEIPSARTIVQHLSKYVVYQIVVIRSGSYDSKRVSVERRYSDFVHLHQQLLEDFSEELEEVILPRKLLTGNFNPENIWERRLALRDYLAQLYAVRCVRHSRHFLDFFTEPEQRRAHGLLRAGQFGPAVALLETVLELQEKMGGWQSPVLLVPTLCALTVCQRDLEEPESAFTMGQRALPTDLSPRTMPNDWNPHLFIGPATLS from the exons ATGGCGGAGAGGGCAGTGCCACAAGAGAACACAGGGATCAATACAGGGATCCAACAGTCCAATGATCCATACCCTGAAGCAACAGCTGAGAGCCTGGACCTTGATGATTCACATCAACAGG GTGCTTGTGGGTATGACCTGTGTCCAGGCCCCAGTTCATCCTGTATGACCACCAAAGAGCTGCAGCAGCACTGGCGCGCGGTGAAGCACAGACTGAAGCCGGTCAAGCTGTTGTTTGAGATCCCTTCTGCACGCACCATAGTGCAGCACCTGTCCAAATACGTT gtgtaccagatcgTGGTGATCCGGTCAGGCAGCTACGACTCCAAGCGTGTGTCTGTCGAGCGTCGCTATAGCGACTTCGTCCACCTCCACCAGCAGCTCCTCGAAGACTTCAGCGAGGAGCTCGAAGAGGTCATACTTCCCCGGAAACTACTAACTGGAAACTTTAACCCCGAGAACATCTGGGAACGCCGCCTGGCTCTGCGAGACTACCTGGCCCAGCTATACGCGGTCCGCTGCGTCCGACATTCCCGCCACTTCCTGGATTTCTTCACTGAGCCCGAGCAAAGGCGAGCGCACGGCCTACTCCGAGCGGGGCAGTTTGGGCCAGCGGTGGCGCTACTAGAGACAGTCCTGGAGCTTCAGGAGAAGATGGGAGGGTGGCAGAGTCCTGTTCTGCTGGTGCCCACGCTGTGTGCCCTCACAGTGTGCCAGAGAGACCTGGAAGAGCCGGAGTCGGCGTTCACCATGGGCCAGAGGGCGCTGCCCACG
- the snx20 gene encoding sorting nexin-20 isoform X1, producing MAERAVPQENTGINTGIQQSNDPYPEATAESLDLDDSHQQGACGYDLCPGPSSSCMTTKELQQHWRAVKHRLKPVKLLFEIPSARTIVQHLSKYVVYQIVVIRSGSYDSKRVSVERRYSDFVHLHQQLLEDFSEELEEVILPRKLLTGNFNPENIWERRLALRDYLAQLYAVRCVRHSRHFLDFFTEPEQRRAHGLLRAGQFGPAVALLETVLELQEKMGGWQSPVLLVPTLCALTVCQRDLEEPESAFTMGQRALPTVRRYGLKRYRGPLLEMMVDLGYQLGQPVAQLQEELVQVRDAERGLVSFRSLKELVVQEFT from the exons ATGGCGGAGAGGGCAGTGCCACAAGAGAACACAGGGATCAATACAGGGATCCAACAGTCCAATGATCCATACCCTGAAGCAACAGCTGAGAGCCTGGACCTTGATGATTCACATCAACAGG GTGCTTGTGGGTATGACCTGTGTCCAGGCCCCAGTTCATCCTGTATGACCACCAAAGAGCTGCAGCAGCACTGGCGCGCGGTGAAGCACAGACTGAAGCCGGTCAAGCTGTTGTTTGAGATCCCTTCTGCACGCACCATAGTGCAGCACCTGTCCAAATACGTT gtgtaccagatcgTGGTGATCCGGTCAGGCAGCTACGACTCCAAGCGTGTGTCTGTCGAGCGTCGCTATAGCGACTTCGTCCACCTCCACCAGCAGCTCCTCGAAGACTTCAGCGAGGAGCTCGAAGAGGTCATACTTCCCCGGAAACTACTAACTGGAAACTTTAACCCCGAGAACATCTGGGAACGCCGCCTGGCTCTGCGAGACTACCTGGCCCAGCTATACGCGGTCCGCTGCGTCCGACATTCCCGCCACTTCCTGGATTTCTTCACTGAGCCCGAGCAAAGGCGAGCGCACGGCCTACTCCGAGCGGGGCAGTTTGGGCCAGCGGTGGCGCTACTAGAGACAGTCCTGGAGCTTCAGGAGAAGATGGGAGGGTGGCAGAGTCCTGTTCTGCTGGTGCCCACGCTGTGTGCCCTCACAGTGTGCCAGAGAGACCTGGAAGAGCCGGAGTCGGCGTTCACCATGGGCCAGAGGGCGCTGCCCACGGTAAGGCGCTATGGGCTGAAGCGCTACAGAGGGCCACTGCTGGAGATGATGGTGGATCTGGGATACCAGTTAGGGCAGCCTGTGGCTCAGCTGCAGGAGGAGTTGGTTCAGGTTAGGGATGCAGAGAGGGGACTGGTGTCTTTTCGCTCCCTTAAGGAGTTGGTGGTGCAGGAGTTTACCTAG